A window of Castanea sativa cultivar Marrone di Chiusa Pesio chromosome 8, ASM4071231v1 genomic DNA:
TGCATCACTCTTATTTTTGTTCCTTTTCTAACTGATGAATGTTTGTGAGAAATAGTAAATATACCTAGATATTTCACTATTGTAGTTAGGGTTGTAAATGAGCCGAGCTTTGTTGAGTAAAGAATGTTCAAGCTCGGCTCAACAGCAAAAGTagaatgttcaagcttggcttgagcttgaTATGAGCCTACAAATAATGTTCAAGCTTGAACTTGTTATAAAGAATAAAAGCTTGAGCTCGGCTTGATTCATTGGTTAAGCCAAACTCGAGCTCAATATTAAACCCAAACTCAAGCTCAATATCATGTTTTTGAACTTGATATTCAACACAAGTATATTATCAAGCATATATCAAGTTTATTATCTAACCTATTTGATTTGGATGAGTGATctcaacttataattaattaaagtcttaGAAGGATATGAGTTTACTTGTCAAgttcatatcaattttattaccaaactcataaataagcCTAAGCTCAacttgttttgttacttttgtatcGAGCCTTAGTGTTCACaagcttgttcatgaacaatattttttacttgagcttgactcatttattaaacaagctTAAAACTAAAGCTTAAACTTggcttgtttataaacaaacaaacatgaacaagcTTTTTATAGAGCCAAGCCTGAGCTGTTTATGAAcagcttggttcatttacagccctaATTGCAATTTCTCACAAATCAAGTTGTCATCAGGATCTTGTTGCAAGTTGCTAGACAATTTGGAAGGTGGACAAAGAATTTGAGTTGTTATTGAATTTGAGTGATGGATATTTTGTATGCTGCTAGAGAAATGAgttatgagaattgagtttGAGTTTTGAATTATAAGATTTAAGTTATGAGTTTTGAGTTATGGATGAtgctcaatccaaacagaccctaaactAGGTTTTTCTTGTGTTCAATTGGTAACCTCACAGGGAAGAATGTGACTTCTGGTATTATCCAATCTATTTATCGCGATAATTCACGTGATATTGCTATAGTATTCTTTCAGGCAAATTTAAGTCTATATACTTTTATTATTCAGATTCAGATAGCAATAATGATACTGCTCTTTGCTCTTTAGAGTGTTGTTTTTGTTGACTTTCAGAGCCTCTACTTCTCTGCGTCTCCCATTTTCTTTGACTGAAAAGGTCATAACCAGTGCACAAGGAGCTTCTGCTAGACCTAGAAGACCTATTTGAAAGGTAACTTTACCCCAATTTTGGAGATATTgattcacttctttttttttttttttttgagaatcaatatTGATTCACTTCTCTTTGACTATAGCTTAGTAATCATTCAACTACCTTTATTGCTCATGTAGCAAAAGTGGAACAATAAATGAACCATGagccttttctttttcgttttttttagGAGACCATGAACCTTAATTATCAAGTACCATGCAGTTGATTACTACTAAAAGTTAATAGTTACATTCCATaacccaaataaaatatatatgggAATAAAGGGAAAATAGGTAAAGAAAGAGACAAGAAGAGGAAAgagggaggagggggggggggttctgGTCTAAGTTCCACAAGCTTCTTGCACATCAAGCATCAGGTTGAACAGAATTGGCTCGATTCATGTTGCCTCGGCGTGTGATCACTACATAGTAGACACCCATTGCCAAAAGCACTACAAATGCAAAGCCAAAAACAATGCCAGCAACGCCACCAGCTCCCACTCGATTTCCACCTTTCTGGGATGATGATACTTGAACATCATTTGCTTTAGTGGCTGCTACTTGAGCTGCCATGGGCAATGGCGAGCAACTGGTTGATGAACAGGCATCCTTGGTGTCAGATTTCTGCGTGTTTGGATGGAAGAAATCATATGCCGATGGTGAAAATGCCATTGGGCTCTCATGAGCAAGGCCATGAGGGGCTCTTTCTTGAGCTCTAGCAATGGAGAGTATAGTTAGGGAAGAGAGGAATAGCAAGAAAGAAATCGAGGGAGACATATTTCTCACTTCGTGTTTGACTTGAAGCCTAAGGTTCGTTGTTGctctttgtgaaatttttgggcaCATTGGACCGGCTTTTATAAGGTCTTTAGGAAGTGGTTGTTGCTTCAAAGTGAGTTTTGTTGATGAAAAAGAGGGTAGGAAGGAGGGAACAGAATGATTGGGAATGTATATTTGTCGTAACTAAGCTAAAAAACTGTTTACACTCCCCAAACTGCCCTTCTTTCAT
This region includes:
- the LOC142608014 gene encoding uncharacterized protein LOC142608014, producing the protein MCPKISQRATTNLRLQVKHEVRNMSPSISFLLFLSSLTILSIARAQERAPHGLAHESPMAFSPSAYDFFHPNTQKSDTKDACSSTSCSPLPMAAQVAATKANDVQVSSSQKGGNRVGAGGVAGIVFGFAFVVLLAMGVYYVVITRRGNMNRANSVQPDA